A genomic segment from Bosea sp. OAE506 encodes:
- a CDS encoding anti-sigma factor has translation MSPSPEASQERDALAGEYVLGLVEGADRERLEQRIEREPALAASVESWRGHLAAIDATARPIPPSPGLWARIEAEIAAILPAAERGRAKAAKAGGTLADWWNSLFVWRGAAFAGALAALLLAIGLNGALDRAKRQPVLVAVLLTEASVAAAVVNTFADGRVEMVPLQNIAVPEGKALEIWTLWDRAVGPRSVGLIDRARTTPLRLDQLPLGKDQLFEITIEPATGSPTGRPTGPIVAKGTTSQAL, from the coding sequence ATGAGCCCCTCCCCCGAAGCCTCCCAGGAGCGCGACGCGCTCGCCGGCGAATATGTGCTGGGCCTTGTCGAGGGCGCCGACCGCGAACGTCTCGAACAGCGCATCGAGCGCGAACCGGCCCTGGCCGCGAGCGTCGAAAGCTGGCGCGGCCACCTCGCCGCCATCGACGCCACGGCCCGGCCGATCCCGCCCTCGCCCGGACTCTGGGCCCGCATCGAAGCCGAGATCGCGGCCATCCTCCCTGCCGCCGAGCGCGGCCGCGCCAAGGCGGCCAAGGCGGGCGGCACGCTGGCGGACTGGTGGAACAGCCTGTTCGTCTGGCGCGGCGCGGCGTTTGCCGGCGCGCTTGCGGCGCTCCTGCTCGCCATCGGCCTCAACGGTGCACTTGACCGGGCCAAGCGCCAGCCCGTGCTGGTCGCCGTGCTGCTGACCGAGGCCAGTGTCGCCGCCGCGGTGGTCAACACCTTCGCCGACGGCCGCGTCGAGATGGTGCCGCTGCAGAACATCGCCGTGCCCGAAGGCAAGGCGCTGGAGATCTGGACGCTGTGGGATCGGGCCGTCGGACCGCGCTCGGTCGGCCTGATCGACCGCGCCCGCACCACGCCGCTGCGGCTCGACCAGCTGCCGCTGGGCAAGGACCAGCTCTTTGAGATCACGATCGAGCCCGCAACCGGCTCGCCGACGGGCAGGCCGACCGGGCCGATCGTCGCGAAGGGGACGACATCGCAGGCGTTGTGA
- a CDS encoding DUF1800 family protein has translation MASPSVLRSESVGLQRFGLGFGLGQDAGIRGTARERVLAEVERRTLPQPTGLPYSGAAEIGAALYAFEDAERAAREARPPAGQQVAAAAPAAPNSQSQAGQSAMAPTKPANEPALPYRTYRDEVVARVRLALEAETGFGERLVQFWSNHFCIGATKSNMTRIMAGAYEREAIRPHVFGRFADMLVAAESHPAMLDFLDNRLSIGPASAAGKRRGRGLNENLAREILELHTLGVSGGYAQVDVTNLARIITGWTVVGREAVLGFPGSFAFNAGLHEPGAPELLGKPYGQPGKEKGLAALTDLARHPATADFIAIKLVRHFVADEPPPALVRDLSAVFRKTEGDLAAVSRALVESDAAWGAEPTKIRSPQEFLLAAFRALGRKAEFGPIVGPLNAMGQPFWQPSGPNGYPDSNEAWASPEGIKTRIDVAAGWGRQAAGSVPDPRALTDDILGPLLSAETRQAVARADSKPQALALLLLSPEFQRR, from the coding sequence ATGGCGAGCCCGAGCGTGTTGCGCAGCGAGAGCGTGGGGCTGCAGAGGTTCGGGCTGGGCTTCGGCCTCGGCCAGGATGCCGGGATTCGCGGCACGGCGCGCGAACGCGTGCTGGCGGAGGTCGAGCGGCGCACCCTGCCGCAACCGACGGGGCTGCCCTATTCGGGAGCGGCCGAGATCGGGGCGGCGCTCTATGCCTTCGAGGATGCCGAGCGGGCGGCGCGGGAGGCGCGCCCTCCCGCCGGCCAGCAGGTCGCGGCCGCTGCGCCAGCCGCTCCTAACAGTCAAAGTCAGGCCGGCCAGAGCGCGATGGCGCCAACGAAGCCCGCCAACGAGCCGGCGCTGCCCTACCGGACCTATCGTGACGAGGTGGTGGCGCGGGTGCGCCTAGCGCTCGAGGCCGAGACCGGCTTCGGGGAGCGGCTCGTCCAGTTCTGGTCGAACCATTTCTGCATCGGTGCCACCAAAAGCAACATGACGCGGATCATGGCCGGCGCCTATGAGCGCGAGGCGATCCGTCCGCATGTGTTCGGCCGCTTCGCGGATATGCTGGTCGCGGCCGAGAGCCACCCGGCCATGCTCGATTTCCTCGACAACCGGCTCTCGATTGGCCCTGCCTCGGCGGCCGGCAAGCGTCGTGGGCGCGGCCTCAACGAGAACCTCGCCCGCGAGATCCTCGAACTGCACACGCTCGGGGTCTCCGGTGGCTATGCCCAGGTCGACGTCACCAATCTCGCACGGATCATCACCGGCTGGACGGTGGTCGGCCGCGAGGCGGTGCTGGGCTTTCCCGGGTCCTTTGCCTTCAATGCGGGGCTGCATGAGCCGGGCGCTCCAGAACTCCTGGGCAAGCCCTATGGCCAGCCCGGCAAGGAGAAGGGGCTGGCGGCGCTGACCGATCTCGCGCGACATCCCGCCACCGCCGATTTCATCGCGATCAAGCTCGTCCGGCATTTCGTCGCGGACGAGCCGCCGCCGGCGCTGGTGCGCGACCTCTCGGCCGTGTTCAGGAAGACCGAAGGCGATCTCGCCGCGGTGTCGCGGGCGCTGGTCGAGTCGGATGCGGCCTGGGGTGCCGAGCCGACCAAGATCCGCTCGCCGCAGGAGTTCCTGCTGGCGGCGTTCCGCGCTCTCGGACGCAAGGCCGAGTTCGGTCCGATCGTTGGTCCGCTGAATGCGATGGGCCAGCCCTTCTGGCAGCCATCGGGCCCCAATGGCTATCCCGACAGCAACGAGGCCTGGGCCTCACCGGAGGGCATCAAGACGCGCATCGATGTGGCAGCCGGGTGGGGACGGCAGGCCGCCGGCAGCGTGCCCGATCCCCGCGCCCTGACGGACGACATCCTCGGGCCGCTGCTCTCGGCCGAGACGCGTCAGGCGGTGGCGCGCGCCGACAGCAAGCCGCAGGCTCTGGCGCTGCTGCTGCTGTCGCCCGAATTCCAGCGGAGGTGA
- the rplS gene encoding 50S ribosomal protein L19 — protein sequence MNIIEQLDQEQVAKLSEGREIPHFQPGDTVQVNVKVKEGERSRVQAYEGVCIARNGGGLNQSFTVRKISYGEGVERVFPLFSPNLDSIKVVRKGKVRRAKLYYLRDRRGKSARIAERVEARPAKGAKADAK from the coding sequence GTGAACATCATCGAACAGCTCGACCAGGAACAGGTCGCCAAGCTCAGCGAAGGCCGCGAGATCCCGCACTTCCAGCCCGGCGACACCGTGCAGGTCAACGTGAAGGTCAAGGAAGGCGAGCGCAGCCGCGTCCAGGCCTATGAGGGCGTCTGCATCGCTCGCAACGGCGGTGGCCTGAACCAGAGCTTCACCGTCCGCAAGATTTCCTATGGTGAGGGCGTCGAGCGCGTCTTCCCGCTGTTTTCGCCGAACCTCGATTCGATCAAGGTCGTCCGCAAGGGCAAGGTGCGTCGCGCCAAGCTCTATTACCTGCGCGATCGCCGCGGCAAGTCGGCCCGCATCGCCGAGCGCGTCGAGGCCCGCCCCGCCAAGGGCGCCAAGGCAGACGCCAAGTAA
- a CDS encoding formylglycine-generating enzyme family protein has product MTRRWRWAGLIGLALASAAQAAPPDGAVAIGGFAIDATEVTVEAFARHAAARGLQTAAEREGGGHEYVGGWQRRPGWSYRSPSGAPAQPTDPAAHLTWFEARDYCAAKGGRLPTLPEWREAAFTERRAAPSDSYERGRTYPFPVGDQPSGMNLAGTDPAAGDVWERHAPTGATRRGVNGLYDMGGNLWEWLADRRGSEALTAGGSWWYGPAQTRSEAPQWKEADFTAVYIGFRCVYG; this is encoded by the coding sequence ATGACGCGACGCTGGCGATGGGCAGGGCTGATCGGGCTGGCGCTGGCAAGCGCGGCGCAGGCGGCGCCGCCCGACGGCGCGGTGGCGATCGGCGGCTTCGCGATCGACGCGACCGAGGTCACGGTCGAGGCCTTCGCGCGTCATGCCGCCGCGCGCGGCCTGCAGACGGCGGCCGAGCGCGAGGGCGGCGGGCATGAATATGTCGGCGGCTGGCAGCGCCGGCCGGGCTGGAGTTATCGCAGCCCTTCCGGCGCCCCGGCGCAGCCGACGGATCCGGCGGCGCATCTGACCTGGTTCGAGGCGCGCGACTATTGCGCGGCCAAGGGCGGGCGGCTGCCGACGCTCCCCGAATGGCGCGAGGCCGCCTTCACCGAGCGTCGCGCCGCCCCGAGCGACAGCTATGAGCGCGGCCGAACCTATCCCTTTCCCGTCGGCGACCAGCCCTCAGGCATGAACCTCGCCGGCACCGACCCCGCCGCTGGCGATGTCTGGGAGCGGCACGCTCCCACGGGGGCGACGCGGCGCGGCGTCAACGGCCTCTACGACATGGGCGGCAATCTCTGGGAATGGCTGGCCGATCGTCGCGGCAGCGAGGCGCTCACCGCCGGCGGTTCCTGGTGGTACGGCCCGGCCCAGACCCGCAGCGAGGCCCCGCAATGGAAGGAGGCGGATTTCACAGCGGTCTATATCGGGTTCCGCTGCGTTTACGGGTGA
- a CDS encoding LysE family translocator, producing the protein MLDELIRHLPHLALVYSAFIVAVASPGPSNLVVMATAMERGRRAGMVLGLGVTAGSLTWGILAAIGVTGLIVAHPEALYAVKIVGGLYLLFLAWRSARSAMRVEMPPPKAAVSGRRAFLRGYLMHLTNPKAILSWTAIIALGLRPDTPQVVLYAIITGCMLISLAINQFYAVLFSTSSMIAGYRRVRRKAEACIAAFFAFASFKLLTSSL; encoded by the coding sequence ATGCTCGACGAACTGATCCGCCATCTGCCCCATCTCGCGCTGGTTTATTCAGCCTTCATCGTGGCGGTCGCGAGCCCCGGCCCGAGCAACCTCGTCGTGATGGCCACCGCGATGGAACGCGGCCGCCGCGCCGGCATGGTGCTGGGGCTTGGCGTCACCGCCGGCTCGCTGACCTGGGGCATTCTCGCCGCCATCGGCGTCACCGGGCTGATCGTGGCGCATCCCGAAGCGCTCTACGCCGTCAAGATCGTCGGCGGGCTCTATCTGCTGTTTCTGGCCTGGCGCTCGGCGCGCTCGGCGATGCGGGTCGAGATGCCGCCGCCGAAGGCCGCCGTCTCCGGTCGCCGCGCCTTCCTGCGCGGCTATCTCATGCATCTGACCAACCCGAAGGCGATCCTGAGCTGGACGGCGATCATCGCGCTCGGTCTGCGGCCGGACACGCCGCAGGTGGTGCTCTATGCCATCATCACCGGCTGCATGCTGATCTCCCTGGCGATCAACCAGTTCTACGCGGTCCTGTTCTCGACCAGCTCGATGATCGCCGGCTATCGCCGCGTCCGCCGCAAGGCCGAGGCCTGCATCGCCGCCTTCTTCGCCTTCGCCAGCTTCAAGCTGCTCACGTCGTCGCTGTGA
- the leuD gene encoding 3-isopropylmalate dehydratase small subunit yields the protein MQPFTTLTSTPAPLKVINVDTDMIIPKQYLKTIKRTGLGTALFSEMRYKEDGSENPDFVLNQPAYRKSEILVAGDNFGCGSSREHAPWALLDFGIRCVISTSFADIFYNNCFKNGILPIVVSPEDLEKLFDDADRGSNATLTVDLEKQQITGPDGGTVSFDIDPFRKHCLMNGLDDIGLTMEKAPKIEAFEEKLKARAWA from the coding sequence ATGCAGCCCTTCACCACCCTGACCTCGACCCCCGCGCCGCTGAAGGTGATCAATGTCGACACCGACATGATCATCCCCAAGCAGTATCTGAAGACGATCAAGCGCACGGGCCTGGGCACCGCGCTGTTCTCGGAGATGCGCTACAAGGAGGACGGCTCGGAGAACCCCGACTTCGTGCTGAACCAGCCGGCCTATCGCAAGTCGGAGATTCTGGTCGCCGGCGACAATTTCGGCTGCGGCTCCTCGCGTGAGCACGCCCCCTGGGCTCTGCTCGACTTCGGCATCCGCTGCGTGATTTCCACGTCCTTCGCCGACATTTTCTACAACAACTGCTTCAAGAACGGCATCCTGCCGATCGTGGTCAGCCCTGAGGACCTCGAGAAGCTGTTCGACGACGCCGATCGCGGCTCCAACGCGACGCTGACGGTCGATCTCGAGAAGCAGCAGATCACCGGCCCCGATGGCGGCACGGTCAGCTTCGACATCGACCCGTTCCGCAAGCACTGCCTGATGAACGGCCTCGACGATATCGGCCTGACCATGGAGAAGGCGCCGAAGATCGAGGCCTTCGAGGAGAAGCTGAAGGCACGCGCCTGGGCTTGA
- a CDS encoding sigma-70 family RNA polymerase sigma factor, translating into MTQKAGEIEAALLACAAGDKSALRRIYDAESPRMIGVAQRLLKRRALAEEAVQDAFVLIWRHAARFDPQRGAGLTWIYAILRNRSLSILRDEKRTETSDAPVGEETASEEDDPETVMSKLSDAKALHACLETLPQQRRGLVLLAFVQGLTHGEIAGKLSLPVGTVKSWIRRSLIALKECLG; encoded by the coding sequence TTGACGCAGAAGGCGGGCGAAATCGAAGCGGCGCTGCTGGCTTGCGCCGCAGGAGATAAATCCGCGCTCCGGCGCATCTACGATGCCGAGTCGCCGCGTATGATCGGTGTCGCCCAGCGTCTGCTGAAGCGTCGCGCCCTGGCCGAAGAGGCTGTGCAGGATGCCTTCGTCCTGATCTGGCGGCATGCCGCGCGCTTCGATCCGCAGCGCGGCGCCGGCCTGACCTGGATCTACGCCATCCTGCGCAACCGCTCGCTGTCGATCCTGCGCGACGAGAAGCGGACGGAGACGAGCGACGCCCCCGTCGGGGAAGAGACGGCGAGTGAAGAGGACGATCCGGAAACCGTGATGTCGAAGCTGTCCGACGCCAAGGCACTGCATGCCTGCCTGGAGACACTGCCGCAGCAGCGGCGCGGCCTCGTGCTGCTCGCCTTCGTCCAGGGCCTGACCCATGGCGAGATCGCCGGCAAGCTGAGCCTTCCCGTCGGCACCGTGAAATCCTGGATCAGGCGCTCGCTGATCGCGCTGAAGGAGTGCCTCGGATGA
- a CDS encoding DUF4394 domain-containing protein, producing the protein MTRTLRLALTASTLLGASLAASLSAQAAMLAALTGDDTLTMIDTAKQKAGKSMKVSGIVGKIAGIDVRPADGMLYALSTDGTIYTVDAAGKATMKSKMDTVLAAGAMATVDFNPAADRLRVIGSDGTNIRVNVEDGKTTVDGKLKFAETDMHKGETPMVVAGAYTNSVKGTKETALYDIDGKIGALLKQAPPNDGVLGAVGKLGAMPKAVAFDIETAADGSNTGWLVADGALHKVDLATGKAMMVGKIAGLSGTVRDVAALPAM; encoded by the coding sequence ATGACCAGGACCCTGCGCCTCGCGCTGACCGCCTCGACCCTTCTCGGCGCGTCGCTCGCCGCCTCGCTCTCCGCCCAGGCCGCCATGCTCGCCGCGCTCACCGGCGACGACACCCTGACCATGATCGACACCGCCAAGCAGAAGGCCGGCAAGTCGATGAAGGTCTCCGGCATCGTCGGCAAGATCGCCGGCATCGATGTGCGCCCCGCCGACGGCATGCTCTATGCGCTGTCCACGGACGGCACGATCTACACCGTGGACGCCGCGGGAAAGGCGACGATGAAGTCGAAGATGGACACGGTGCTGGCGGCGGGCGCGATGGCGACCGTCGACTTCAACCCGGCCGCCGACCGCCTGCGCGTGATCGGCTCCGACGGCACCAATATCCGCGTCAATGTCGAGGACGGCAAGACCACCGTCGATGGCAAGCTGAAATTCGCCGAGACCGACATGCACAAGGGCGAGACGCCGATGGTCGTCGCCGGCGCCTACACCAACTCGGTCAAGGGCACCAAGGAGACGGCGCTCTACGACATCGACGGCAAGATCGGCGCGCTGCTGAAGCAGGCGCCGCCGAATGACGGCGTGCTCGGCGCGGTCGGCAAGCTCGGCGCGATGCCGAAGGCGGTCGCCTTCGACATCGAGACCGCGGCGGATGGCAGCAACACCGGCTGGCTGGTCGCCGACGGCGCCCTGCACAAGGTCGATCTCGCTACCGGCAAGGCCATGATGGTCGGCAAGATTGCCGGGCTGAGCGGCACCGTTCGCGACGTGGCCGCGCTGCCTGCGATGTGA
- a CDS encoding DUF1501 domain-containing protein, producing MRDDDDDCERMTPSRRAVLGAAGALFAWSFVPKFAYAAAGARDPRFLLVVLRGALDGLSAVPPLGDPDYAGLREGIALTKEGPDAALPLDGFFYLHPAMPNLARLYGAGQVSVIHAAATGYRERSHFDGQDVLESGQGGPGKTDSGWLNRLIAHLPAGEGISRKGVLGVGVVPPLVVRGEAPVLGWAPPRMARAGSDLIQRLEDLYGQRDPGLARALAQAKLTEEIARRQGMSGEARGGGGPDGTEGMKRIAEGAAALVGADDGPRIAALAFEGWDTHANEGGAKGRLAQLLGGLDGALATFEQGLKPVWKDTVVMVVTEFGRTAKVNGTVGTDHGTGTVAFLVGGAVKGGRMIVDWPGLKLEQLHEKRDLKPTTDIRGVAKGVVADLFGISGPVLAEKVFPGSGGIVPMAGLVG from the coding sequence ATGCGCGATGACGACGACGATTGCGAGCGGATGACGCCGTCCCGGCGCGCTGTGCTGGGTGCGGCGGGAGCGCTGTTCGCCTGGTCCTTCGTGCCGAAATTCGCCTATGCGGCGGCCGGTGCCCGCGATCCGCGCTTCCTGCTGGTGGTGCTGCGCGGCGCGCTCGACGGGCTCTCGGCCGTGCCGCCGCTCGGCGACCCCGATTATGCGGGTCTGCGCGAGGGCATCGCGTTGACGAAGGAGGGTCCTGACGCGGCCCTGCCGCTCGACGGATTCTTCTATCTGCACCCCGCCATGCCAAATCTGGCGCGGCTCTACGGCGCGGGTCAGGTCTCGGTCATCCATGCGGCCGCTACCGGCTATCGCGAGCGCTCGCATTTCGACGGGCAGGATGTGCTGGAGAGCGGGCAGGGCGGCCCGGGCAAGACCGACAGCGGCTGGCTCAACCGGCTGATCGCCCATCTGCCGGCCGGGGAGGGCATCTCGCGCAAGGGCGTGCTCGGCGTCGGCGTGGTGCCGCCGCTGGTGGTGCGCGGCGAGGCGCCGGTGCTGGGCTGGGCGCCGCCGCGCATGGCGCGCGCTGGCTCCGATCTGATCCAGCGGCTGGAGGATCTCTACGGGCAGCGTGATCCGGGGCTCGCCCGTGCGCTCGCCCAGGCGAAGCTGACCGAGGAGATCGCCCGGCGCCAGGGCATGAGCGGCGAGGCGAGGGGCGGCGGAGGGCCCGACGGCACTGAGGGCATGAAGCGCATCGCCGAGGGGGCTGCGGCGCTGGTCGGCGCCGATGACGGGCCGCGCATCGCCGCGCTGGCTTTCGAGGGCTGGGATACGCATGCCAATGAGGGCGGCGCCAAGGGCCGGCTGGCGCAGCTGCTGGGCGGGCTCGACGGCGCGCTGGCGACCTTCGAGCAGGGCCTGAAGCCGGTCTGGAAGGACACGGTCGTGATGGTGGTGACGGAGTTCGGCCGCACCGCGAAGGTCAACGGAACGGTTGGCACCGATCACGGCACCGGCACGGTCGCCTTCCTCGTCGGCGGCGCGGTCAAGGGCGGGCGGATGATCGTCGACTGGCCGGGCCTGAAGCTGGAGCAGCTCCACGAGAAGCGCGACCTCAAGCCAACGACCGACATCCGCGGTGTCGCGAAGGGCGTGGTGGCGGATCTGTTCGGGATTTCCGGGCCGGTGCTGGCGGAGAAGGTGTTTCCCGGCAGCGGAGGCATTGTGCCGATGGCGGGGCTGGTGGGGTAG
- a CDS encoding SDR family oxidoreductase, whose translation MPQNTSKVALVTGAARGIGLATAKRFLEEGWAVALLDIEGDLLAQAAAALGRPEETLALPCDVSDPDAVEAAFAALTARFGRLDALVNNAGTAVFKPLLETTLAEWNRVMAVNLTGPFLMTQLAAPLMAETGGGAIVNITSISGLRASTLRVAYGTSKAALAHLTKQQAAELASLGIRVNAVAPGPVDTAMAKAVHSAEIRADYRDAIPLARYGLEEELAASIFFLCSDQASYVTGQTLAVDGGFDAVGIGLATLRGERRNR comes from the coding sequence ATGCCTCAGAACACCAGCAAAGTCGCCCTCGTCACCGGCGCCGCGCGCGGCATCGGCCTCGCCACTGCGAAGCGCTTTCTGGAGGAGGGCTGGGCAGTCGCGCTGCTCGACATCGAGGGCGATCTGCTGGCGCAGGCCGCCGCCGCGCTCGGCCGGCCGGAAGAGACGCTGGCGCTGCCCTGCGACGTCTCCGATCCCGATGCGGTGGAGGCGGCCTTCGCGGCGCTGACCGCCCGCTTCGGGCGGCTCGACGCGCTGGTCAACAATGCCGGCACGGCCGTGTTCAAGCCGCTGCTGGAGACGACGCTCGCCGAGTGGAACCGCGTCATGGCGGTCAACCTCACCGGCCCCTTCCTGATGACGCAGCTCGCCGCCCCGCTGATGGCCGAGACCGGCGGCGGCGCGATCGTCAACATCACCTCGATCTCGGGGCTGCGCGCCTCGACGCTGCGCGTTGCCTACGGCACGTCGAAGGCGGCGCTCGCCCATCTCACCAAGCAGCAGGCGGCCGAGCTCGCCTCGCTCGGCATCCGGGTCAACGCGGTCGCGCCCGGCCCGGTCGACACGGCGATGGCCAAGGCGGTGCACTCGGCCGAGATCCGCGCCGATTATCGCGACGCGATTCCGCTCGCCCGCTACGGGCTCGAGGAGGAGCTGGCGGCTTCGATCTTCTTCCTGTGCAGCGACCAGGCGAGCTATGTCACCGGCCAGACGCTGGCGGTGGATGGCGGGTTCGACGCGGTTGGAATCGGGCTCGCCACGCTCCGCGGCGAGCGCCGCAACCGCTGA
- a CDS encoding ATP-dependent RecD-like DNA helicase codes for MSWSPQQDAALSAVARWLQAGEPQLFRLFGYAGTGKTTLARHIAEAVDGDVAFAAFTGKAALVLRNKGCVGAQTIHSLIYRSRGVDEESPTFVLNRESTAAKAKLIIIDECSMVDEDLGRDLLSFGTPVLVLGDPAQLPPVKGGGFFTEVEPDIMLTEVHRQAADNPIVRMSMTIREGGRLDVGDYGKSRVIRRSEVDPQLVMSADQVLVGMNKTRRNYNARMRQIMGRTETVPVAGEKLVCLRNDKSKGLLNGGSWIVQELKTSKKGLVTMRVTPEDDPNAKPVKVSVLPNFFDGTEEEIPWELRKHTDEFTFGYALTVHKAQGSQWNDIVLFDESFAFREHRARWLYTGLTRAAETITVVV; via the coding sequence ATGAGCTGGTCCCCGCAACAGGATGCCGCCCTGAGCGCGGTCGCGCGCTGGCTGCAGGCCGGCGAGCCGCAGCTTTTCCGCCTGTTCGGCTATGCCGGCACGGGCAAGACCACGCTGGCGCGCCACATCGCCGAGGCTGTCGACGGCGACGTCGCCTTCGCCGCCTTCACCGGCAAGGCCGCGCTCGTGCTGCGCAACAAGGGCTGCGTCGGCGCGCAGACGATCCATTCGCTGATCTACCGCTCGCGCGGGGTCGACGAGGAGAGCCCGACCTTCGTGCTCAACCGTGAAAGCACGGCGGCGAAGGCCAAGCTGATCATCATCGACGAATGCTCGATGGTGGACGAGGATCTCGGCCGCGACCTGCTGTCCTTCGGCACGCCGGTGCTGGTTCTGGGTGACCCGGCCCAGCTTCCCCCGGTCAAGGGCGGCGGCTTCTTCACCGAAGTCGAGCCCGACATCATGCTCACCGAGGTCCACCGCCAGGCGGCGGACAACCCGATCGTGCGGATGTCGATGACGATCCGAGAGGGCGGGCGTCTGGATGTCGGCGATTACGGGAAGAGCCGCGTGATCCGGCGCAGCGAGGTCGATCCGCAGCTGGTGATGAGCGCCGACCAGGTCCTCGTCGGCATGAACAAGACGCGGCGCAACTACAATGCCCGCATGCGGCAGATCATGGGCCGCACCGAGACCGTGCCGGTCGCGGGGGAGAAGCTGGTCTGCCTGCGCAACGACAAGAGCAAGGGCCTACTCAATGGCGGCTCCTGGATCGTGCAGGAGCTGAAGACTTCGAAGAAGGGGCTCGTCACCATGCGGGTGACGCCGGAGGACGACCCCAACGCCAAGCCGGTCAAGGTCTCGGTGCTGCCGAACTTCTTCGATGGGACGGAGGAGGAGATTCCGTGGGAGCTGCGCAAGCACACCGACGAATTCACCTTCGGCTACGCGCTCACCGTCCACAAGGCGCAGGGCTCGCAGTGGAACGACATCGTGCTGTTCGACGAGAGTTTCGCTTTCCGCGAGCACCGGGCGCGGTGGCTCTATACCGGGCTGACGCGGGCGGCCGAGACGATCACCGTGGTGGTTTGA
- the leuC gene encoding 3-isopropylmalate dehydratase large subunit has product MTATSAPRTLYDKIFDDHIVDRQEDGTCLLYIDRHLVHEVTSPQAFEGLRMTGRKVRSPEKTLAVVDHNIPTTDRSKGIAEEESRIQVEALARNAKDFGVEYFNERDIRQGIVHIVGPEQGFTLPGTTIVCGDSHTSTHGAFGALAHGIGTSEVEHVLATQTLIQKKAKNMLVQVDGTVAKGVTAKDITLAIIGEIGTAGGTGSVIEYAGEAIRALSMEGRMTVCNMSIEGGARAGMVAPDEKAYAYLKGRPKAPQGAAWDEALRYWETLYTDEGAHFDRIVRLDANNLPPIVSWGTSPEDVVSVAGAVPDPALIEDETKRSSKQRALDYMGLTPGTKMTEIPLDVIWIGSCTNGRIEDLRAVAKIVEGKKIAGSLDYAMIVPGSGLVKQQAESEGLDKIFLAAGFEWREPGCSMCLGMNPDQLKPGQRAASTSNRNFEGRQGFKGRTHLVSPQMAAAAALVGRFVDVRQLG; this is encoded by the coding sequence ATGACCGCGACTTCCGCTCCCCGCACGCTCTACGACAAGATCTTCGACGACCACATCGTCGACCGGCAGGAGGATGGCACCTGCCTGCTCTATATCGACCGCCACCTCGTCCATGAGGTCACCAGCCCGCAGGCCTTCGAGGGGCTGCGCATGACCGGCCGCAAGGTCCGCTCGCCGGAGAAGACGCTGGCCGTCGTCGACCACAACATCCCCACCACCGATCGCTCGAAGGGCATCGCGGAGGAGGAGAGCCGCATCCAGGTCGAGGCGCTCGCCAGGAACGCCAAGGATTTCGGCGTCGAGTACTTCAACGAGCGCGACATCCGCCAGGGCATCGTCCACATCGTCGGCCCCGAGCAGGGCTTCACCCTGCCCGGCACCACCATCGTCTGCGGCGACAGCCACACCTCGACGCATGGCGCCTTCGGAGCCCTCGCCCATGGCATCGGCACCTCTGAGGTCGAGCATGTGCTGGCGACCCAGACGCTGATCCAGAAGAAGGCGAAGAACATGCTCGTCCAGGTGGACGGCACGGTCGCCAAGGGCGTCACCGCCAAGGACATCACGCTCGCCATCATCGGCGAGATCGGCACGGCCGGCGGCACCGGCTCGGTCATCGAATATGCCGGCGAGGCCATCCGCGCGCTCTCGATGGAAGGCCGCATGACGGTCTGCAACATGTCGATCGAGGGCGGTGCCCGCGCCGGCATGGTCGCCCCCGACGAGAAGGCCTATGCCTATCTGAAGGGCCGGCCCAAGGCGCCGCAGGGTGCCGCCTGGGACGAGGCCCTGCGCTACTGGGAGACGCTCTACACCGACGAGGGCGCCCATTTCGACCGGATCGTCAGGCTCGACGCCAACAACCTGCCGCCGATCGTCTCCTGGGGCACAAGCCCCGAGGACGTCGTCTCGGTCGCGGGCGCCGTGCCCGACCCCGCGCTGATCGAGGACGAAACCAAGCGTTCTTCCAAGCAGCGCGCGCTCGACTATATGGGCCTCACCCCCGGCACGAAGATGACCGAGATCCCGCTCGACGTGATCTGGATCGGCTCCTGCACCAATGGCCGCATCGAGGATCTGCGCGCGGTCGCCAAGATCGTCGAGGGCAAGAAGATCGCCGGCTCGCTCGACTACGCGATGATCGTGCCGGGTTCGGGGCTCGTGAAGCAGCAGGCCGAATCGGAGGGGCTGGACAAGATCTTCCTCGCCGCCGGCTTCGAATGGCGCGAGCCGGGCTGCTCGATGTGCCTGGGCATGAACCCCGACCAGCTCAAGCCGGGCCAGCGCGCCGCCTCGACCTCGAACCGCAATTTCGAGGGCCGCCAGGGCTTCAAGGGCCGCACCCATCTCGTCTCGCCGCAGATGGCGGCGGCCGCCGCGCTGGTCGGCCGCTTCGTCGATGTGAGGCAGCTCGGCTGA